A region from the Aegilops tauschii subsp. strangulata cultivar AL8/78 chromosome 5, Aet v6.0, whole genome shotgun sequence genome encodes:
- the LOC141022113 gene encoding uncharacterized protein: MASLRLVAALAPSPPPPSRREPPPPAARLARGVALAAAAATVAAAAASPPALAALAEPANALSLPTWAVHVSSVAEWVTAMALVWDYGERTGLKGWKGLSWGMVPLLGGAMCACTWHFFYNSESLEILVAIQGALTVIGNITMCIAAYRIYKGSQESTNSDSP; this comes from the exons ATGGCGTCTCTCCGGCTCGTGGCAGCACTGGCGCCCTCTCCCCCGCCCCCATCTCGGCGggagcctccgccgcccgcggcccgccTGGCGAGGGGCGTCGCCCTCGCGGCGGCCGCCGCCACCGTGGCCGCGGCCGCGGCCTCCCCGCCGGCGCTCGCGGCGCTGGCCGAGCCGGCGAACGCGCTGTCGCTGCCCACCTGGGCCGTCCACGTCTCCAGCGTCGCCGAGTG GGTGACGGCGATGGCGTTGGTCTGGGATTACGGGGAGCGCACAGGGCTGAAGGGCTGGAAGGGCCTCTCATGGGGAATG GTTCCACTTCTCGGTGGAGCGATGTGCGCGTGCACCTGGCATTTCTTCTACAATTCAGAGTCTCTCGAG ATACTTGTGGCGATTCAAGGCGCTCTAACGGTGATCGGTAACATAACAATGTGCATAGCCGCGTACCGCATCTACAAAGGGTCGCAAGAAAGCACTAACAGCGACAGTCCATAG
- the LOC109748084 gene encoding probable sodium/metabolite cotransporter BASS5, chloroplastic isoform X3: MAPAAAAAAAAAAAVRRVHFASSSPSAGRRFHGRADRVSLAPPAASPPRVSWEQGSGVPIRGRVWAKADHGSFEQDRVGVGAASASPPQPCILQGVEEGRVDFLKILKSANSIIPHVVLGSTILALLYPPSFTWFTTRYYAPALGFLMFAVGVNSSVKDFIEAIKRPDAIAAGYIGQFIAKPFFGFLFGTLAVTTFNLPTAVGAGIMLVSCVSGAQLSNYATFLTDPHMAPLSIVMTSLSTASAVFFTPTLSYLLIGKKLPVDVVGMMSSIVQIVVAPIAAGLLLNRFLPRLCSAIQPFLPPLSVFVTALCVGSPLAINIKAVLSPYGLSIVFLLFAFHTTSFVAGYHLAGTWFRKSADVKALQRTISFETGMQSSLLALALANRFFPDPLVGVPPAVSVVLMSLMGFGLVMLWSKKTQV; this comes from the exons ATggcaccagccgccgccgccgccgccgccgccgccgccgccgtgagGCGGGTCCACTTCGCCAGCTCCTCCCCGTCGGCGGGCCGGCGGTTCCACGGGAGAGCGGATCGCGTCTCGCTGGCTCCCCCCGCGGCCTCGCCGCCGCGCGTTTCATGGG AGCAGGGATCTGGGGTGCCCATCAGGGGACGAGTCTGGGCGAAGGCTGATCATGGTTCGTTCGAGCAAGATCGCGTCGGGGTGGGCGCCGCGTCAGCTTCTCCTCCTCAG CCTTGTATCTTGCAGGGCGTGGAGGAGGGCAGAGTTGATTTTCTCAAGATTCTGAAGAGTGCCAACTCCATTATTCCCCATGTAGTGCTGGGGAGCACCATCCTCGCGCTGCTGTACCCACCTTCGTTTACATGGTTCACGACCCG ATACTACGCACCAGCATTGGGGTTCTTGATGTTTGCTGTAGGTGTCAATTCAAGCGTTAAGGACTTCATTGAAGCAATAAAAAGGCCAGATGCTATCGCTGCTGGCTATATTGGACAGTTTATTGCCAAGCCTTTCTTTGGATTCCTCTTTGGCACTCTTGCAGTTACGACTTTCAACCTTCCTACTGCTGTAG GTGCTGGGATCATGTTGGTTTCATGTGTGAGCGGCGCACAACTGTCAAACTATGCAACGTTCCTGACAGATCCACATATGGCTCCCCTCAGCATTGTTATGACATCACTGTCGACAGCTAGTGCGGTTTTTTTTACCCCAACTTTATCTTACTTGCTTATCGGCAAGAAATTACCTGTTGACGTCGTAGGAATGATGTCCAGCATTGTCCAAATAGTGGTTGCTCCAATTGCAGCTGGATTGCTTCTGAATAG ATTTCTCCCAAGACTCTGTTCGGCTATTCAGCCATTTCTCCCTCCACTATCGGTGTTTGTGACTGCTTTATGTGTTGGCTCACCATTGGCTATAAATATCAAGGCTGTTTTGTCACCGTATGGACTATCCATTGTGTTTCTGCTTTTTGCATTCCATACAACATCTTTTGTAGCTGGGTATCATCTTGCTGGTACTTGGTTCCGCAAATCAGCTGATGTGAAGGCCCTGCAAAGAACGATATCTTTTGAGACAG GGATGCAAAGTAGCCTTCTTGCTCTTGCTTTAGCAAACAGGTTCTTCCCAGACCCTCTGGTGGGAGTGCCTCCAGCAGTATCA GTTGTGCTGATGTCCCTGATGGGGTTTGGTCTTGTCATGTTATGGTCCAAGAAAACACAAGTGTAG
- the LOC109748084 gene encoding probable sodium/metabolite cotransporter BASS5, chloroplastic isoform X4, producing the protein MAPAAAAAAAAAAAVRRVHFASSSPSAGRRFHGRADRVSLAPPAASPPRVSWEQGSGVPIRGRVWAKADHGSFEQDRVGVGAASASPPQGVEEGRVDFLKILKSANSIIPHVVLGSTILALLYPPSFTWFTTRYYAPALGFLMFAVGVNSSVKDFIEAIKRPDAIAAGYIGQFIAKPFFGFLFGTLAVTTFNLPTAVGAGIMLVSCVSGAQLSNYATFLTDPHMAPLSIVMTSLSTASAVFFTPTLSYLLIGKKLPVDVVGMMSSIVQIVVAPIAAGLLLNRFLPRLCSAIQPFLPPLSVFVTALCVGSPLAINIKAVLSPYGLSIVFLLFAFHTTSFVAGYHLAGTWFRKSADVKALQRTISFETGMQSSLLALALANRFFPDPLVGVPPAVSVVLMSLMGFGLVMLWSKKTQV; encoded by the exons ATggcaccagccgccgccgccgccgccgccgccgccgccgccgtgagGCGGGTCCACTTCGCCAGCTCCTCCCCGTCGGCGGGCCGGCGGTTCCACGGGAGAGCGGATCGCGTCTCGCTGGCTCCCCCCGCGGCCTCGCCGCCGCGCGTTTCATGGG AGCAGGGATCTGGGGTGCCCATCAGGGGACGAGTCTGGGCGAAGGCTGATCATGGTTCGTTCGAGCAAGATCGCGTCGGGGTGGGCGCCGCGTCAGCTTCTCCTCCTCAG GGCGTGGAGGAGGGCAGAGTTGATTTTCTCAAGATTCTGAAGAGTGCCAACTCCATTATTCCCCATGTAGTGCTGGGGAGCACCATCCTCGCGCTGCTGTACCCACCTTCGTTTACATGGTTCACGACCCG ATACTACGCACCAGCATTGGGGTTCTTGATGTTTGCTGTAGGTGTCAATTCAAGCGTTAAGGACTTCATTGAAGCAATAAAAAGGCCAGATGCTATCGCTGCTGGCTATATTGGACAGTTTATTGCCAAGCCTTTCTTTGGATTCCTCTTTGGCACTCTTGCAGTTACGACTTTCAACCTTCCTACTGCTGTAG GTGCTGGGATCATGTTGGTTTCATGTGTGAGCGGCGCACAACTGTCAAACTATGCAACGTTCCTGACAGATCCACATATGGCTCCCCTCAGCATTGTTATGACATCACTGTCGACAGCTAGTGCGGTTTTTTTTACCCCAACTTTATCTTACTTGCTTATCGGCAAGAAATTACCTGTTGACGTCGTAGGAATGATGTCCAGCATTGTCCAAATAGTGGTTGCTCCAATTGCAGCTGGATTGCTTCTGAATAG ATTTCTCCCAAGACTCTGTTCGGCTATTCAGCCATTTCTCCCTCCACTATCGGTGTTTGTGACTGCTTTATGTGTTGGCTCACCATTGGCTATAAATATCAAGGCTGTTTTGTCACCGTATGGACTATCCATTGTGTTTCTGCTTTTTGCATTCCATACAACATCTTTTGTAGCTGGGTATCATCTTGCTGGTACTTGGTTCCGCAAATCAGCTGATGTGAAGGCCCTGCAAAGAACGATATCTTTTGAGACAG GGATGCAAAGTAGCCTTCTTGCTCTTGCTTTAGCAAACAGGTTCTTCCCAGACCCTCTGGTGGGAGTGCCTCCAGCAGTATCA GTTGTGCTGATGTCCCTGATGGGGTTTGGTCTTGTCATGTTATGGTCCAAGAAAACACAAGTGTAG
- the LOC109748084 gene encoding probable sodium/metabolite cotransporter BASS5, chloroplastic isoform X1 translates to MAPAAAAAAAAAAAVRRVHFASSSPSAGRRFHGRADRVSLAPPAASPPRVSWEQGSGVPIRGRVWAKADHGSFEQDRVGVGAASASPPQPCILQGVEEGRVDFLKILKSANSIIPHVVLGSTILALLYPPSFTWFTTRYYAPALGFLMFAVGVNSSVKDFIEAIKRPDAIAAGYIGQFIAKPFFGFLFGTLAVTTFNLPTAVGAGIMLVSCVSGAQLSNYATFLTDPHMAPLSIVMTSLSTASAVFFTPTLSYLLIGKKLPVDVVGMMSSIVQIVVAPIAAGLLLNRFLPRLCSAIQPFLPPLSVFVTALCVGSPLAINIKAVLSPYGLSIVFLLFAFHTTSFVAGYHLAGTWFRKSADVKALQRTISFETGMQSSLLALALANRFFPDPLVGVPPAVSVCLLLPKAPPVAFISALSMNCFDYSLSNVT, encoded by the exons ATggcaccagccgccgccgccgccgccgccgccgccgccgccgtgagGCGGGTCCACTTCGCCAGCTCCTCCCCGTCGGCGGGCCGGCGGTTCCACGGGAGAGCGGATCGCGTCTCGCTGGCTCCCCCCGCGGCCTCGCCGCCGCGCGTTTCATGGG AGCAGGGATCTGGGGTGCCCATCAGGGGACGAGTCTGGGCGAAGGCTGATCATGGTTCGTTCGAGCAAGATCGCGTCGGGGTGGGCGCCGCGTCAGCTTCTCCTCCTCAG CCTTGTATCTTGCAGGGCGTGGAGGAGGGCAGAGTTGATTTTCTCAAGATTCTGAAGAGTGCCAACTCCATTATTCCCCATGTAGTGCTGGGGAGCACCATCCTCGCGCTGCTGTACCCACCTTCGTTTACATGGTTCACGACCCG ATACTACGCACCAGCATTGGGGTTCTTGATGTTTGCTGTAGGTGTCAATTCAAGCGTTAAGGACTTCATTGAAGCAATAAAAAGGCCAGATGCTATCGCTGCTGGCTATATTGGACAGTTTATTGCCAAGCCTTTCTTTGGATTCCTCTTTGGCACTCTTGCAGTTACGACTTTCAACCTTCCTACTGCTGTAG GTGCTGGGATCATGTTGGTTTCATGTGTGAGCGGCGCACAACTGTCAAACTATGCAACGTTCCTGACAGATCCACATATGGCTCCCCTCAGCATTGTTATGACATCACTGTCGACAGCTAGTGCGGTTTTTTTTACCCCAACTTTATCTTACTTGCTTATCGGCAAGAAATTACCTGTTGACGTCGTAGGAATGATGTCCAGCATTGTCCAAATAGTGGTTGCTCCAATTGCAGCTGGATTGCTTCTGAATAG ATTTCTCCCAAGACTCTGTTCGGCTATTCAGCCATTTCTCCCTCCACTATCGGTGTTTGTGACTGCTTTATGTGTTGGCTCACCATTGGCTATAAATATCAAGGCTGTTTTGTCACCGTATGGACTATCCATTGTGTTTCTGCTTTTTGCATTCCATACAACATCTTTTGTAGCTGGGTATCATCTTGCTGGTACTTGGTTCCGCAAATCAGCTGATGTGAAGGCCCTGCAAAGAACGATATCTTTTGAGACAG GGATGCAAAGTAGCCTTCTTGCTCTTGCTTTAGCAAACAGGTTCTTCCCAGACCCTCTGGTGGGAGTGCCTCCAGCAGTATCAGTATGTCTACTCCTCCCCAAGGCCCCACCTGTTGCTTTTATCTCCGCATTAAGCATGAACTGTTTTGATTATTCGCTTTCAAATGTAACTTAA
- the LOC109748084 gene encoding probable sodium/metabolite cotransporter BASS5, chloroplastic isoform X2, protein MAPAAAAAAAAAAAVRRVHFASSSPSAGRRFHGRADRVSLAPPAASPPRVSWEQGSGVPIRGRVWAKADHGSFEQDRVGVGAASASPPQGVEEGRVDFLKILKSANSIIPHVVLGSTILALLYPPSFTWFTTRYYAPALGFLMFAVGVNSSVKDFIEAIKRPDAIAAGYIGQFIAKPFFGFLFGTLAVTTFNLPTAVGAGIMLVSCVSGAQLSNYATFLTDPHMAPLSIVMTSLSTASAVFFTPTLSYLLIGKKLPVDVVGMMSSIVQIVVAPIAAGLLLNRFLPRLCSAIQPFLPPLSVFVTALCVGSPLAINIKAVLSPYGLSIVFLLFAFHTTSFVAGYHLAGTWFRKSADVKALQRTISFETGMQSSLLALALANRFFPDPLVGVPPAVSVCLLLPKAPPVAFISALSMNCFDYSLSNVT, encoded by the exons ATggcaccagccgccgccgccgccgccgccgccgccgccgccgtgagGCGGGTCCACTTCGCCAGCTCCTCCCCGTCGGCGGGCCGGCGGTTCCACGGGAGAGCGGATCGCGTCTCGCTGGCTCCCCCCGCGGCCTCGCCGCCGCGCGTTTCATGGG AGCAGGGATCTGGGGTGCCCATCAGGGGACGAGTCTGGGCGAAGGCTGATCATGGTTCGTTCGAGCAAGATCGCGTCGGGGTGGGCGCCGCGTCAGCTTCTCCTCCTCAG GGCGTGGAGGAGGGCAGAGTTGATTTTCTCAAGATTCTGAAGAGTGCCAACTCCATTATTCCCCATGTAGTGCTGGGGAGCACCATCCTCGCGCTGCTGTACCCACCTTCGTTTACATGGTTCACGACCCG ATACTACGCACCAGCATTGGGGTTCTTGATGTTTGCTGTAGGTGTCAATTCAAGCGTTAAGGACTTCATTGAAGCAATAAAAAGGCCAGATGCTATCGCTGCTGGCTATATTGGACAGTTTATTGCCAAGCCTTTCTTTGGATTCCTCTTTGGCACTCTTGCAGTTACGACTTTCAACCTTCCTACTGCTGTAG GTGCTGGGATCATGTTGGTTTCATGTGTGAGCGGCGCACAACTGTCAAACTATGCAACGTTCCTGACAGATCCACATATGGCTCCCCTCAGCATTGTTATGACATCACTGTCGACAGCTAGTGCGGTTTTTTTTACCCCAACTTTATCTTACTTGCTTATCGGCAAGAAATTACCTGTTGACGTCGTAGGAATGATGTCCAGCATTGTCCAAATAGTGGTTGCTCCAATTGCAGCTGGATTGCTTCTGAATAG ATTTCTCCCAAGACTCTGTTCGGCTATTCAGCCATTTCTCCCTCCACTATCGGTGTTTGTGACTGCTTTATGTGTTGGCTCACCATTGGCTATAAATATCAAGGCTGTTTTGTCACCGTATGGACTATCCATTGTGTTTCTGCTTTTTGCATTCCATACAACATCTTTTGTAGCTGGGTATCATCTTGCTGGTACTTGGTTCCGCAAATCAGCTGATGTGAAGGCCCTGCAAAGAACGATATCTTTTGAGACAG GGATGCAAAGTAGCCTTCTTGCTCTTGCTTTAGCAAACAGGTTCTTCCCAGACCCTCTGGTGGGAGTGCCTCCAGCAGTATCAGTATGTCTACTCCTCCCCAAGGCCCCACCTGTTGCTTTTATCTCCGCATTAAGCATGAACTGTTTTGATTATTCGCTTTCAAATGTAACTTAA